Proteins encoded within one genomic window of Deltaproteobacteria bacterium:
- a CDS encoding TRAP transporter large permease: MIIVLLFGALFLLIALGLPIALAIGLPAIGFMLAPGVFPASVHLSALGQTIIQLLFAGVDSFDLLAIPLFMLAGSIMETGGISRQLIDFSDSLVGWVRGGLACAVVVASMFFAGISGSAAADTAALGAIAIPAMIRQGYPPAFSAALVAAGGSIGVIIPPSIPMVIFGFLTNVSIAKLFAGGMMVGILFGLSFMALSVWLAWRHQWGTRNPFSLKKIGIAFKEAFWSLGAPVIVLGGILFGIVTVTEAAALAVFYALFVAMAVNQRIKWKDMPALIIRSQIVAATILFIIAMAKMFTWLLAMKQTPVLLQNAIQSLALPPWGLLLLVMTGLLIVGCVMETTAALILLVPVLAIITPQMGVDPIQFGVLMVVNLAIGMLTPPVGICLFVACGISGLPLGQVARAVMPLAVVAITVLMIACYWPPLTLWFPSLIYK; this comes from the coding sequence ATGATCATTGTCCTTCTGTTCGGGGCTTTGTTCCTGCTGATCGCCCTGGGGCTGCCCATTGCCCTGGCCATCGGCCTGCCGGCCATCGGCTTCATGCTGGCACCCGGGGTCTTTCCCGCCAGCGTTCATCTGTCGGCACTGGGTCAGACGATCATCCAACTGCTTTTCGCCGGCGTGGATTCCTTCGATCTTTTGGCCATACCCCTTTTCATGCTGGCCGGGTCGATCATGGAGACCGGCGGGATTTCCCGCCAGCTTATCGATTTCTCGGACAGCCTGGTGGGTTGGGTGCGGGGCGGGCTGGCTTGTGCCGTGGTGGTGGCCTCTATGTTCTTCGCCGGTATCTCCGGTTCGGCCGCGGCCGACACGGCCGCCCTGGGGGCCATCGCCATACCGGCCATGATCCGCCAGGGCTATCCGCCGGCCTTCTCGGCGGCCCTGGTGGCGGCCGGCGGCTCTATCGGCGTTATCATCCCCCCTTCCATCCCCATGGTCATTTTCGGTTTCCTGACCAATGTCTCCATCGCCAAACTTTTCGCCGGGGGCATGATGGTGGGGATCCTCTTCGGTCTCAGCTTCATGGCCCTATCCGTCTGGCTGGCCTGGCGCCACCAGTGGGGGACCCGTAATCCCTTTTCTTTGAAAAAGATTGGGATCGCATTCAAAGAGGCCTTCTGGTCCCTGGGTGCGCCGGTCATCGTCCTGGGCGGGATCCTGTTCGGCATTGTCACGGTGACTGAAGCGGCCGCCCTGGCGGTCTTCTATGCCTTGTTTGTGGCCATGGCCGTCAACCAAAGGATCAAATGGAAGGACATGCCTGCCCTCATTATCCGCTCCCAGATCGTGGCCGCCACCATCCTCTTCATCATCGCCATGGCCAAGATGTTTACCTGGCTTTTGGCCATGAAGCAGACCCCGGTGCTGTTGCAAAATGCCATCCAGTCCCTGGCGCTCCCCCCTTGGGGCCTGCTGCTGCTGGTCATGACCGGGCTCTTGATCGTGGGCTGCGTCATGGAGACGACGGCCGCCCTGATCCTGCTGGTACCGGTCCTGGCGATCATTACCCCCCAGATGGGGGTGGACCCCATCCAGTTCGGGGTGCTCATGGTCGTCAACCTGGCTATCGGCATGTTGACCCCCCCGGTGGGCATCTGCCTGTTCGTGGCCTGCGGGATCTCCGGGCTGCCGCTGGGACAGGTGGCCCGGGCGGTGATGCCCCTGGCCGTTGTGGCCATCACCGTGCTTATGATCGCCTGTTATTGGCCGCCGCTGACGCTCTGGTTCCCGTCACTGATTTATAAATAA
- a CDS encoding TRAP transporter small permease, whose protein sequence is MLVLQRLSSAINAVVEKVLFVIGAIICLILFAQVVSRYAGNSLGWSEEVSRYLLVAITFLGGTVAYKRTNFIGLKGFGHSLGPVIQRAIIVCLQGLTLACFLLIAWFGAGYTLKTWEQAWSSVPLPMSLPFAVIPIGAVIFVIHVLADIFKSGETKL, encoded by the coding sequence ATGCTGGTATTACAGCGATTAAGTTCGGCCATTAATGCAGTGGTGGAAAAAGTCCTTTTTGTTATAGGGGCGATTATTTGCCTTATTTTATTCGCCCAGGTGGTCTCCCGGTATGCCGGTAACTCCCTGGGCTGGTCCGAGGAAGTAAGCCGGTATCTCCTGGTGGCCATCACCTTTCTGGGTGGAACGGTGGCTTACAAACGAACGAACTTTATCGGTTTGAAAGGGTTTGGTCATAGCCTGGGACCGGTCATTCAGCGGGCCATCATAGTCTGCCTGCAGGGGTTGACCCTGGCCTGCTTTTTGCTAATCGCCTGGTTCGGGGCCGGCTACACCTTAAAGACCTGGGAACAAGCCTGGTCCTCTGTACCGCTTCCCATGTCGCTCCCCTTTGCGGTGATACCGATTGGGGCTGTCATCTTCGTCATCCACGTGCTGGCGGACATCTTCAAATCGGGAGAAACTAAATTATGA
- a CDS encoding DctP family TRAP transporter solute-binding subunit, producing the protein MMVILFSLGLAVFAGSAAAKTQINVAVVVNPDFVHTRAANWFKQSVEKALPGKISVMVHHSAVLGSETQVLQQIQLGTTQMAVCTTGPIEAFVPEIKALEMPFVFPSYDAADKVLDGPVGQDLARKFEKSGFVALAFLDNGFRNVTNSKRSVKMPEDLKGLKIRTMEAPTHLAIWRAIGANPTPMAWPIFTQLQQGVIDGQENPIAVIHAAKLHEAGQKYLTLTRHVYSALVFLASKSFLDGLSPQERKVITDNARAAALQGRQFIRGNEAKQLAELKTAGMLVEDKPDLAAFRKATAPVINSVTGDTRKLVDQILQTVK; encoded by the coding sequence ATGATGGTAATTTTATTCAGCTTAGGTTTGGCGGTCTTCGCCGGATCGGCAGCGGCTAAAACCCAGATCAACGTTGCTGTAGTCGTCAATCCGGATTTCGTCCACACGAGGGCGGCCAACTGGTTCAAACAGAGTGTGGAAAAGGCCCTGCCTGGTAAGATCAGTGTGATGGTCCACCACTCGGCCGTTTTGGGCAGCGAGACCCAGGTGCTTCAGCAGATTCAGTTGGGCACCACCCAGATGGCGGTCTGCACCACCGGGCCCATCGAGGCCTTCGTGCCGGAAATCAAGGCCCTGGAAATGCCTTTCGTTTTCCCCTCCTACGATGCAGCCGATAAGGTGCTGGACGGACCGGTCGGTCAGGATCTGGCCAGGAAATTCGAGAAATCCGGGTTTGTGGCCCTGGCTTTCCTGGACAACGGATTCCGCAACGTCACCAATTCCAAACGTTCCGTGAAGATGCCCGAGGACCTTAAAGGGCTGAAAATCAGAACCATGGAGGCTCCTACTCATTTGGCGATCTGGCGGGCCATAGGGGCCAACCCGACGCCCATGGCCTGGCCCATCTTTACACAGCTTCAACAGGGGGTCATCGACGGCCAGGAGAATCCCATCGCCGTAATCCATGCCGCCAAGCTCCACGAGGCCGGTCAGAAATATTTGACCCTGACACGGCATGTCTATTCGGCCCTGGTCTTCCTGGCCAGCAAGTCCTTTCTGGACGGGTTGTCTCCCCAGGAACGCAAGGTGATTACGGACAATGCCCGGGCAGCGGCCCTTCAAGGACGCCAGTTCATCCGGGGCAACGAGGCCAAACAATTAGCCGAACTCAAAACGGCCGGGATGCTGGTGGAGGACAAGCCCGATTTGGCGGCCTTCCGCAAGGCCACGGCCCCGGTCATCAACTCGGTGACGGGCGACACCAGGAAGCTGGTGGATCAGATCCTGCAGACGGTGAAGTAG
- the ilvD gene encoding dihydroxy-acid dehydratase — MISDKIKKGFGNTGQRALLHATGITKEALEKPFIGIASGFTDLVPGHADMRNLERYVEKGIHSGGGYSFIFGIPALCDGITMGHIGMHYSLPSRELIADSIESVAVAHALDGLVLLTNCDKITPGMLMGAMRLDIPAIVVSAGPMMTGRYQGRKLTLVKNTFEAVGSFRAGKISEEELNCFQMEACPGVGACQGLYTANTMACLCEAMGVSLKECGTSLAVSAKKKRIAFESGERIVDLVKSGITIKKILNKNAFENAIYLDMALGGSTNTVLHLPAIAYEGGIELTYDDFMKINANAPYLCGIQPSGDYTMEDLEYAGGIPAVMNVIKPLLKDNITVSGKTVLELAGEGRVGDPEVIRSLDDPISPEGGIAILFGNLAPDGAVVKASAMNENMRKFEGRARVFDSEEAVMAEVLNNGIKPGDFIVIRYEGPKGGPGMREMLATTAALVGLGLRDEVALLTDGRFSGGTRGNCIGHVAPEAYEGGPIALIQEGDLIKYDLEERTLDLQVEQQELVKRKNEWNRPDPKIKNGYLSKYIKLVSSSKEGAVCK, encoded by the coding sequence ATGATCAGCGACAAAATCAAAAAAGGGTTTGGTAATACGGGGCAGCGAGCGCTGTTGCATGCAACAGGGATAACCAAAGAGGCCCTGGAGAAGCCTTTTATAGGCATAGCCAGCGGTTTTACCGATCTGGTTCCGGGGCATGCGGACATGCGTAATCTCGAGAGATATGTTGAAAAAGGGATTCACTCCGGCGGTGGATATTCATTTATATTCGGCATCCCGGCATTGTGTGACGGCATTACAATGGGTCACATCGGCATGCATTATTCCTTGCCTTCCCGCGAATTAATCGCCGACTCGATAGAATCGGTGGCCGTGGCCCATGCATTGGACGGCCTGGTTTTGCTGACCAACTGCGATAAAATCACCCCGGGAATGCTGATGGGGGCCATGAGATTGGATATCCCGGCCATTGTTGTAAGTGCTGGTCCGATGATGACTGGACGTTACCAGGGAAGGAAATTGACTCTGGTTAAAAACACCTTTGAAGCCGTTGGATCATTCCGGGCCGGGAAGATAAGTGAAGAAGAATTAAATTGCTTCCAAATGGAGGCCTGTCCTGGGGTTGGAGCGTGCCAGGGGCTTTATACGGCGAATACGATGGCCTGTTTATGTGAAGCCATGGGAGTTTCCCTGAAGGAGTGCGGGACGTCTCTGGCCGTATCGGCCAAGAAAAAGCGAATAGCTTTTGAAAGTGGGGAAAGAATCGTTGATCTGGTGAAAAGCGGAATAACGATCAAGAAAATTTTAAATAAAAATGCCTTTGAAAACGCCATTTATTTGGACATGGCCCTGGGAGGGTCGACTAATACGGTGCTGCACCTGCCTGCGATCGCTTATGAGGGAGGAATCGAATTAACCTACGACGACTTCATGAAAATTAACGCCAATGCCCCTTACTTGTGCGGTATTCAGCCATCGGGGGATTATACCATGGAGGACCTGGAGTATGCCGGCGGTATACCTGCCGTGATGAACGTCATTAAGCCGCTTTTAAAGGATAATATCACCGTTTCGGGCAAGACCGTGCTGGAATTGGCCGGTGAGGGCCGGGTGGGTGACCCTGAGGTGATCAGGTCTCTGGATGACCCGATCAGCCCAGAAGGCGGCATCGCTATTTTGTTTGGGAACCTGGCCCCTGACGGCGCCGTAGTCAAAGCATCGGCGATGAACGAAAATATGCGAAAATTTGAAGGTCGGGCAAGGGTTTTTGATTCAGAAGAGGCGGTCATGGCAGAGGTTTTGAACAATGGCATCAAACCTGGGGACTTCATTGTTATCCGGTATGAAGGTCCCAAGGGAGGGCCTGGTATGCGTGAAATGCTGGCGACAACCGCCGCTTTGGTCGGTCTTGGTTTACGGGACGAGGTGGCCCTGCTTACTGACGGGAGATTTTCCGGAGGCACTCGGGGCAACTGTATAGGTCACGTAGCGCCGGAGGCTTATGAAGGAGGCCCCATAGCCTTGATTCAGGAGGGTGATTTGATTAAATATGACCTCGAGGAGAGAACCCTTGACCTGCAGGTTGAACAACAGGAGCTGGTTAAAAGAAAAAATGAATGGAACCGTCCCGACCCCAAAATCAAAAACGGGTACCTGTCCAAGTACATTAAATTGGTTTCTTCCAGCAAAGAAGGTGCCGTCTGTAAGTGA
- a CDS encoding 2-oxoacid:acceptor oxidoreductase family protein: MVHQVLIAGFGGQGVLTCGQILALAATREGKKVTWMPSYGPEQRGGTASCVITLSDRPIGSPLAEKISVALIFNEPSLVKFEPQFGAGTLVILNSCMIPTEVKQFELPVHRVPADDIAQEIGLRRAGNIVMLGAYIAVSNTVSLDAAQEAIGNYLGPSKQHLLETNQKALSAGWRFIDGGGGVIEKYLCESRI; this comes from the coding sequence ATGGTCCATCAGGTTTTGATCGCCGGCTTCGGCGGGCAAGGGGTGTTAACTTGCGGACAAATCCTGGCCCTGGCAGCCACTCGTGAAGGGAAAAAAGTGACCTGGATGCCTTCCTACGGCCCCGAGCAGCGTGGCGGTACTGCCTCTTGTGTTATCACCCTTTCCGATCGGCCTATTGGCTCTCCTCTGGCGGAAAAGATCTCCGTAGCCCTGATTTTTAATGAACCTTCTCTGGTTAAATTTGAGCCACAGTTTGGGGCGGGAACTCTGGTAATCCTGAATTCATGTATGATTCCGACTGAGGTTAAGCAGTTTGAACTCCCAGTACATCGTGTTCCGGCAGATGATATAGCACAGGAAATAGGTCTGAGGCGGGCAGGTAATATTGTTATGCTTGGCGCTTACATTGCCGTAAGCAACACGGTATCTCTTGATGCTGCCCAAGAGGCGATTGGCAATTATTTGGGACCATCCAAACAACACCTCCTGGAAACAAACCAAAAGGCTCTCTCGGCGGGGTGGCGCTTCATTGATGGCGGGGGAGGTGTAATTGAGAAATACCTGTGTGAATCAAGAATCTAA
- a CDS encoding 2-oxoglutarate oxidoreductase yields the protein MIKPLLVRPKILTPVRFHYCPGCGHGVAHRLVAEVIDELGLREKTVGVASVGCSILIYNYLDLDIQEAAHGRAPAVATGIKRVLPDRFVFTYQGDGDLASIGLAEIVHAAGRGENFTVIFINNANYGMTGGQMAPTTLPGQKTTTSPKGRDVGQAGYPLKMAEILAVLDGPSYITRVAIHNPGAVIKAKKSIRKAFQCQKLGLGFSMVEILAACPTNWGMEPLTALQWLEKEMIKYYPLGVFKDTEMMAPSAAL from the coding sequence ATGATTAAACCATTATTGGTCAGACCGAAAATATTGACGCCGGTCAGATTTCATTATTGTCCGGGTTGCGGCCATGGTGTGGCCCACCGCCTGGTGGCTGAAGTAATTGACGAACTCGGCTTACGGGAAAAAACAGTTGGTGTGGCCTCTGTGGGATGTTCAATCCTGATTTATAACTATTTAGATTTGGACATACAAGAAGCGGCCCATGGAAGAGCGCCGGCCGTGGCCACAGGAATCAAACGGGTCCTGCCAGACCGTTTCGTGTTCACCTATCAGGGCGATGGTGACCTGGCCTCCATCGGGTTGGCAGAAATCGTTCACGCGGCCGGGCGCGGGGAGAATTTTACCGTTATTTTTATCAACAATGCCAACTACGGAATGACCGGAGGGCAAATGGCCCCCACGACTTTGCCCGGCCAAAAAACCACGACCTCGCCCAAGGGACGGGATGTGGGCCAGGCCGGATATCCATTAAAAATGGCCGAGATATTGGCGGTCCTGGATGGACCTTCCTATATAACACGAGTGGCGATTCATAATCCCGGTGCAGTCATTAAGGCCAAAAAAAGCATCAGGAAGGCTTTCCAGTGCCAAAAACTGGGTCTGGGTTTTTCTATGGTCGAGATACTGGCGGCCTGCCCTACCAATTGGGGGATGGAGCCCCTGACCGCTTTACAATGGCTTGAGAAAGAAATGATCAAATATTATCCGTTGGGAGTTTTTAAAGATACGGAAATGATGGCCCCATCAGCAGCCTTGTAG
- the vorB gene encoding 3-methyl-2-oxobutanoate dehydrogenase subunit VorB codes for MDQVMLKGNEAIGEAALRAGCRYYFGYPITPQSELMEYLARRLPEVGGTFLQAESELAAVNMVYGAAGAGGRAMTSSSGPGISLKQEGISFLASAELPCVIVNVMRGGPGLGTIQPSQGDYTQATRGGGHGDYRLPVLSPVSIQEMVDLVYNSFDMAEQYRTPVILLTDGVLGQMMEPVLLPEEITHEYMKPWITDGCQHRPRRLIKTLYLDSGELESHNLHLQAKFKRLSAKEVRFEGYHLEDAEVLIIAFGICARVGRTAVDHLREKGLRVGLFRPVTLWPFPSASLKEAAERVRHLVTVEMNAGQMLEDVRLALPGREIGFYGRMGGIVVSALEIEVEIMRIMGGNGG; via the coding sequence ATGGATCAGGTAATGTTGAAAGGCAATGAAGCCATAGGGGAAGCGGCATTACGGGCCGGATGCCGGTATTATTTCGGTTATCCCATAACACCCCAGTCCGAGCTTATGGAATACCTCGCCCGACGTCTGCCTGAAGTCGGCGGCACATTCCTGCAGGCGGAAAGTGAACTGGCGGCCGTGAACATGGTCTATGGGGCAGCCGGTGCCGGGGGACGTGCCATGACCTCTTCGTCCGGACCCGGCATCAGTCTTAAACAAGAAGGAATTTCTTTCCTGGCATCGGCTGAACTTCCCTGCGTGATTGTTAATGTGATGCGGGGCGGACCGGGTTTGGGCACTATTCAGCCGTCTCAGGGGGATTACACCCAGGCCACCCGGGGCGGCGGCCACGGCGATTACCGCCTGCCGGTCCTGTCTCCGGTTTCCATCCAGGAGATGGTAGACCTGGTTTACAATTCTTTCGATATGGCTGAACAATACCGTACTCCTGTCATACTGCTTACGGATGGTGTATTGGGACAGATGATGGAACCCGTCTTATTACCGGAAGAGATAACCCATGAGTATATGAAACCCTGGATTACCGATGGCTGTCAACATCGTCCAAGACGGTTGATAAAAACCCTTTACCTGGATTCCGGTGAATTGGAATCCCACAATTTACACCTTCAGGCTAAATTTAAACGATTAAGCGCAAAGGAAGTCCGTTTCGAAGGCTACCATCTTGAAGACGCAGAGGTATTGATTATTGCTTTTGGTATCTGCGCACGGGTGGGGCGCACGGCTGTAGACCATTTAAGGGAGAAAGGCCTGCGGGTCGGATTATTCCGGCCTGTAACTTTGTGGCCTTTTCCTTCCGCTTCGTTAAAGGAAGCTGCCGAAAGGGTAAGACATCTGGTGACTGTGGAAATGAATGCCGGCCAGATGCTGGAAGACGTGCGACTGGCCTTGCCCGGCCGGGAGATCGGCTTTTACGGGAGGATGGGCGGAATTGTAGTTTCGGCCCTGGAAATCGAGGTCGAAATCATGCGAATCATGGGGGGCAACGGGGGATGA
- a CDS encoding 4Fe-4S dicluster domain-containing protein, which translates to MPVNQEFFPLKKKDGRFRAVIQAEYCKGCGICMAFCPEKTLIWAEKLNSFGYPVVELSDEKACRGCLQCFLMCPDVVFNFSREVECHGSGNVERQ; encoded by the coding sequence ATGCCGGTTAATCAAGAATTCTTTCCATTGAAAAAAAAAGACGGAAGATTCAGGGCAGTGATTCAGGCGGAATATTGCAAGGGTTGCGGAATTTGCATGGCTTTTTGTCCGGAGAAAACGCTGATTTGGGCGGAAAAATTAAATTCTTTCGGCTACCCGGTGGTGGAATTATCTGATGAGAAGGCCTGCCGGGGTTGTTTGCAATGCTTTTTGATGTGTCCGGATGTGGTTTTTAACTTCAGCCGGGAGGTGGAGTGCCATGGATCAGGTAATGTTGAAAGGCAATGA
- a CDS encoding sigma-54-dependent transcriptional regulator: MEHLLNTIINSIDDGFMVIDRKGTISHFNTAAGRIMGIAPDQAIGRLAADTIPNSRLHLVLKTGMAEVNQEQFISEGIRIVTTRKPVFDGKGKVIGAVCFFRDITETAALADQNTSLKKMRSLLEAVIAASQDAVSVVDEKGVGIIINPAYTRLTGFAGTDIIGKPAEADISEGESVHMQVLKTGQPVIGAHLKVGPQRKEVIVNAAPIMVDGDIKGSVGIIHDVSELLRLSEELTLARRIIRVLEAKYSFKDIVGESRQIFNAINLAKRAARLPATVLLRGESGTGKELFAHAIHNESNRKNHQFIRINCAAIVDSLFESELFGYEGGSFTGAKRGGKKGLFEEANEGTIFLDEISELPMNVQAKMLRVLQEKEIVRVGGSKSVSIDVRIIAATHEDLQKAVKEGRFREDLYYRLNVMPIDIPPLRDRKGDIEVLACHIIRKLNQQFGRNITLIEPKAMEILEGVEWKGNIRELENVLAQCIIKMQFSDSIIMREHLPNLEFPIGPSPEKSLNDQGQPLTKEDEGLRQELRSVLSGIEKQHIMRMLAESNGNKTDCSRKLGISIRNLYNKLEKYQIGSS; this comes from the coding sequence ATGGAACACTTACTGAATACCATCATAAACTCAATCGATGATGGGTTTATGGTCATCGATCGTAAGGGCACGATTTCCCACTTCAACACGGCGGCCGGCCGTATTATGGGAATTGCACCGGATCAGGCCATCGGACGTCTGGCTGCCGATACCATTCCGAACTCCCGGCTTCATCTGGTCCTGAAGACCGGAATGGCCGAGGTAAACCAGGAGCAGTTCATTTCGGAGGGTATACGGATTGTGACCACCCGAAAACCCGTCTTCGATGGTAAAGGTAAAGTCATCGGGGCGGTCTGCTTTTTTCGGGACATTACCGAAACGGCCGCCCTGGCCGACCAGAACACCTCCTTAAAAAAAATGCGCAGTCTATTGGAGGCCGTCATTGCCGCCTCTCAGGACGCCGTATCCGTTGTGGATGAAAAGGGTGTGGGGATTATTATTAACCCGGCCTACACGCGCCTGACCGGATTTGCCGGGACCGATATCATCGGCAAACCGGCTGAAGCCGATATATCGGAAGGGGAAAGCGTGCATATGCAGGTCCTGAAGACGGGCCAACCGGTCATCGGGGCCCATCTCAAGGTAGGACCTCAGAGAAAGGAGGTCATCGTCAATGCCGCCCCGATTATGGTGGATGGGGACATAAAGGGAAGTGTGGGCATTATTCACGATGTTTCGGAATTACTGAGATTATCCGAAGAACTGACCTTGGCCAGACGGATTATCCGGGTTTTGGAGGCCAAATACTCCTTTAAGGACATAGTGGGTGAAAGCCGGCAGATTTTCAACGCCATCAATTTGGCCAAAAGGGCCGCCCGTCTACCGGCTACCGTTTTACTGAGAGGGGAATCGGGGACCGGGAAGGAACTGTTTGCCCATGCCATTCACAACGAAAGTAATCGAAAAAATCACCAGTTTATCCGCATAAACTGTGCGGCAATCGTTGATAGTCTATTTGAGAGCGAACTGTTTGGTTATGAAGGAGGATCCTTTACCGGCGCTAAGCGTGGAGGGAAAAAGGGACTGTTTGAAGAAGCCAACGAAGGGACCATCTTTTTGGATGAAATCAGTGAGCTACCGATGAATGTGCAGGCAAAAATGTTGCGTGTTCTGCAAGAGAAAGAAATTGTCCGCGTTGGAGGGTCAAAATCAGTTTCCATCGATGTCAGGATCATTGCCGCTACGCATGAAGATTTGCAAAAGGCCGTAAAAGAAGGCCGATTCCGGGAAGACCTTTATTACCGATTGAATGTGATGCCTATTGACATCCCGCCGCTTCGTGATCGAAAAGGGGATATTGAGGTCTTGGCCTGCCACATCATCCGAAAATTGAATCAGCAGTTCGGACGCAACATCACCTTGATCGAGCCGAAGGCAATGGAGATTCTCGAAGGGGTTGAGTGGAAGGGCAATATTCGAGAACTGGAAAATGTTTTGGCTCAATGCATTATTAAGATGCAGTTCAGTGATTCAATCATCATGAGGGAACATCTTCCGAATCTGGAATTTCCAATCGGCCCGTCTCCGGAAAAATCCTTGAATGACCAGGGCCAACCGCTGACGAAGGAGGACGAGGGACTAAGGCAGGAGTTGAGATCGGTTTTATCCGGGATAGAGAAACAACACATTATGAGAATGTTGGCCGAGTCCAATGGCAATAAGACTGATTGTTCAAGAAAATTGGGCATTTCCATAAGGAACCTCTATAATAAATTAGAAAAATATCAAATCGGATCATCCTGA
- the tsaA gene encoding tRNA (N6-threonylcarbamoyladenosine(37)-N6)-methyltransferase TrmO: MTIEPIGTIQTPYTTKEECPIQPSYASNALGQVEVFREFEAGLKDIETFSHLYLLYFFDRSGGIELVRPTFLDDTPHGIYASRHPCRPNGLGLSVVRLIRREGNTLVVEGVDMLDKTPLLDIKPYMPKYDAIVFASEGWTAGKEWRPKPTGRE; encoded by the coding sequence ATGACCATAGAACCAATTGGCACCATACAAACGCCTTATACCACGAAAGAGGAATGCCCTATCCAACCGTCCTATGCCTCTAATGCCCTTGGACAGGTCGAGGTGTTTAGAGAGTTTGAGGCCGGCTTGAAGGACATTGAAACCTTTTCCCACCTCTATCTGCTGTATTTCTTTGATCGTTCGGGCGGAATTGAACTGGTGCGCCCCACCTTTCTGGATGACACCCCACATGGCATCTATGCTTCAAGACATCCGTGTCGGCCAAACGGCCTAGGGTTGTCGGTGGTCAGGCTGATACGGCGGGAGGGAAATACCCTGGTCGTTGAAGGGGTTGATATGCTGGACAAGACGCCTCTTTTGGACATAAAACCTTACATGCCGAAGTATGATGCCATTGTTTTCGCTTCCGAAGGGTGGACGGCGGGTAAAGAATGGCGACCTAAACCAACAGGAAGAGAATGA
- a CDS encoding MaoC family dehydratase, with translation MKGKTINEIKIGDVAEFTKTVSESDIYLFAGVTGDFNPAHINEVYAGKTFFKTRIAHGMLLAGFISAVLGCQLPGPGGIYISQELNFLAPVRIGDSITARAEVLEIMLEKNRVRLRTSCTNQDGTLVLDGEAVASPTKASGK, from the coding sequence ATGAAGGGAAAAACGATTAATGAGATAAAAATAGGGGATGTGGCGGAATTTACCAAAACTGTTTCCGAATCGGATATCTATTTGTTTGCCGGGGTGACCGGTGATTTTAATCCGGCCCACATCAACGAGGTCTATGCGGGAAAAACTTTTTTCAAAACCAGGATAGCCCATGGCATGTTGTTGGCAGGGTTTATCTCGGCCGTTCTGGGCTGCCAACTGCCCGGCCCCGGAGGCATCTATATCAGCCAGGAATTGAACTTTCTGGCCCCGGTGCGTATCGGTGATTCCATCACGGCCCGGGCCGAAGTCCTTGAGATTATGCTTGAAAAAAATCGGGTCCGTTTAAGAACTTCTTGTACCAACCAGGATGGAACCCTGGTTCTGGATGGAGAGGCTGTCGCCAGCCCAACCAAGGCCTCCGGGAAATAG